A stretch of Cicer arietinum cultivar CDC Frontier isolate Library 1 chromosome 5, Cicar.CDCFrontier_v2.0, whole genome shotgun sequence DNA encodes these proteins:
- the LOC101497864 gene encoding cycloartenol-C-24-methyltransferase: MDLASSIGGKIQKGEVLSAVDKYEKYHVSYGGQEEERKSNYSDMVNKYYDLATSFYEFGWGESFHFATRWVGESLKESIKRHEHFLALQLGLTPGQKVLDVGCGIGGPLREISRFSSTSVTGLNNNEYQITRGKELNRLAGVDKTCNFLKADFMKMPLPDNSFDAVYAIEATCHAPDAYGCYKEIYRVLKPGQCFAAYEWCMTDSFDPNNQEHQKIKAEIEIGDGLPDIRLTTECLEALKQAGFEVIWEKDLASDSPVPWYLPLDKSHFSLSSFRLTTVGRLFTRNLVKALEFVGLAPKGSQRVQDFLERAAESLVEGGKREIFTPMYFFLARKPESDSN; encoded by the exons ATGGATTTGGCATCGAGTATCGGTGGAAAGATTCAAAAAGGCGAAGTTCTCTCCGCCGTCGATAA GTATGAGAAGTATCATGTAAGCTATGGTGGTCAAGAGGAAGAAAGGAAATCTAATTATAGTGATATG GTTAATAAATACTATGATCTTGCAACCAGCTTTTATGAGTTTGGCTGGGGGGAATCTTTCCATTTTGCAACCAG ATGGGTAGGGGAATCACTTAAGGAGAGCATTAAGCGACATGAACACTTCCTTGCATTACAACTTGGCCTTACTCCTGGACAAAAG GTTTTGGATGTTGGGTGTGGTATCGGGGGACCATTAAGAGAAATTTCTCGATTCAG CTCGACATCTGTTACAGGGTTGAATAACAATGAGTACCAGATCACCAGAGGAAAG GAACTCAATCGCCTGGCTGGAGTGGACAAGACTTGCAACTTTCTGAAG GCTGACTTCATGAAGATGCCACTCCCAGACAACAGTTTTGATGCAGTGTATGCTATTGAAGCCACCTGCCATGCACCAGATGCT TATGGATGCTACAAAGAGATTTACAGAGTGTTAAAGCCTGGCCAATGTTTTGCGGCGTATGAATGGTGCATGACTGATTCTTTTGATCCCAATAACCAAGAACACCAAAAAATCAAG GCAGAAATTGAGATTGGTGATGGACTTCCTGACATTAGATTGACCACAGAGTGTCTTGAAGCTCTAAAACAAGCAGGTTTTGAG GTAATATGGGAGAAAGATCTAGCATCGGACTCTCCTGTTCCTTGGTACTTGCCTTTAGACAAGAGCCACTTCTCGCTTAGCAGCTTTCGTCTCACCACTGTTGGACGACTTTTTACCAGAAATCTG GTCAAGGCTCTGGAGTTTGTTGGGCTGGCTCCAAAGGGGAGTCAAAGGGTTCAAGATTTCCTAGAGAGGGCTGCAGAGAGCCTAGTTGAAGGGGGAAA GAGAGAGATTTTCACACCAATGTACTTCTTTTTGGCTCGGAAGCCTGAATCAGACAGCAACTGA